A DNA window from Vigna angularis cultivar LongXiaoDou No.4 chromosome 1, ASM1680809v1, whole genome shotgun sequence contains the following coding sequences:
- the LOC108340825 gene encoding uncharacterized protein LOC108340825 encodes MGEGTGEVKRLATESQVRANNNVNPSPPSLSLVQQEYQFLRGPHVNPNNEGTPFPSPNTPDGMTNTDDERRGYHAPIPSHASLPFNGASSHSQLFPLQPSHSVRPLSLLSSSFMSSSIPNLNNPTVPNAPHLISSPCPHARIDNMIPFFEHRNDMFGPLVTSTYRPNGSYVDSDRETTRRALLYGLRQFEAPESEPLQLLPGIMGNGDRVSNAGANTYHPLSDYSATAWFLPQGSRGTNHSAPASSSGTQNHHRPIPQFPSLESLRELPSEIEHPGVFGTSQAFTGLSLETIMQFMEREIFLVDEDVSEETKERCPVCLEEFCRGEDIGKLNSCVHKFHFDCIKEWLMQRNLCPVCRRTALERPNDPSLLYILNN; translated from the exons ATGGGTGAAGGGACAGGAGAGGTCAAAAGACTTGCTACTGAGTCTCAGGTGAGAGCTAACAACAATGTGAACCCGTCACCACCATCACTTTCTTTGGTGCAACAAGAGTATCAATTCCTCCGTGGCCCCCATGTTAATCCAAACAATGAAGGGACACCTTTTCCTTCACCCAATACCCCTGACGGGATGACTAATACTGATGATGAAAGAAGAGGTTATCATGCTCCGATACCAAGTCACGCGAGTTTGCCTTTCAACGGAGCCTCATCACATTCCCAACTGTTTCCTCTGCAACCCTCACATTCCGTTCGGCCTCTATCCCTTCTCAGTAGTTCATTCATGTCCAGTTCTATCCCCAACCTTAACAACCCAACTGTGCCGAATGCTCCTCACTTAATATCCTCTCCGTGTCCTCACGCTAGAATCGATAATATGATTCCATTTTTTGAACATAGAAATGACATGTTTGGTCCTCTAGTTACATCCACTTATCGACCAAACGGGTCTTACGTTGATAGTGATCGAGAGACTACTAGAAGGGCTCTCCTTTATGGTCTCCGTCAGTTCGAAGCCCCGGAATCGGAACCACTGCAATTACTACCTGGAATTATGGGCAATGGTGACAGAGTTAGTAATGCTGGAGCCAATACGTACCACCCTCTGAGTGATTATAGCGCTACAGCTTGGTTTCTTCCACAGGGCTCACGAGGAACGAACCATTCTGCTCCAGCAAGTAGTTCTGGCACTCAGAATCATCATAGGCCAATACCACAATTTCCTTCTCTTGAATCACTAAGGGAGCTTCCATCTGAG ATTGAGCACCCTGGAGTATTTGGGACGTCGCAAGCATTCACGGGACTAAGTCTGGAAACGATAATGCAGTTCATGGAGCGTGAAATTTTCTTGGTTGATGAAGATGTCTCAGAAGAAACTAAAGAAAGATGCCCCGTCTGTCTG GAAGAATTTTGCAGGGGAGAGGATATTGGGAAGCTGAATTCGTGTGTTCACAAGTTTCACTTTGATTGCATTAAAGAGTGGCTCATGCAGAGGAATCTTTGCCCCGTCTGCAGAAGAACCGCGCTGGAAAGGCCTAATGACCCAAGTCTACTATATATACTTAATAATTGA
- the LOC128197341 gene encoding secreted RxLR effector protein 161-like produces the protein MVGCLRYLYNTRPDLSYSVGVISRYMECPRVSHLNAVKRILRYLKGTHSYGILLRRGETGEEVQITSYSDADWCGDKTDKRSTAGYIFFMEGYPISWSSRKEPVVALSSCEAEYIASCEATCQATWLRFLLEGLKIELSEKKVSSGKLEVVHCRSEDQLADILTKALKGERFLKLRKQIGMVQAEIIEDHNRKELKT, from the exons ATGGTTGGATGTCTTAGATATCTCTACAACACCAGGCCTGATTTGAGCTATAGTGTTGGAGTGATAAGCAGATACATGGAGTGCCCTAGAGTATCACATTTGAATGCTGTCAAACGGATACTGAGGTACTTAAAGGGTACACACTCGTATGGAATTCTGCTGAGAAGAGGAGAGACTGGAGAAGAAGTACAAATTACTTCTTACTCAGATGCAGATTGGTGTGGAGATAAGACAGACAAAAGGAGCACGGCAGGGTATATTTTCTTTATGGAAGGATATCCTATTTCCTGGAGTTCTAGAAAGGAACCAGTGGTTGCCTTGTCATCTTGTGAGGCAGAATACATAGCTTCCTGTGAAGCTACTTGTCAAGCAACTTGGCTGAGATTCTTGTTAGAAGGACTGAAGATTGAACTATCTGAGAAGAAG GTCAGCAGCGGGAAACTGGAGGTTGTACACTGCAGATCCGAAGATCAACTAGCAGATATACTCACCAAAGCCCTTAAAGGTGAACGCTTTCTGAAACTCAGAAAGCAGATCGGGATGGTGCAAGCTGAGATCATCGAAGATCACAACAGAAAGGAGTTGAAAACTTAG